AATCGGATTTTTATTTCCGCAGCCCGATCATGCTCAGCTACCGCCACGCCTTCCATGCCGGCAACCATGCCGATATGCTCAAGCACTTTACCCTCTTCCTCGTCCTCGAATATTTCAACCGCAAAGACAAGCCTTATTGGTATATCGATACGCACAGCGGTGCCGGTTTGTATGATTTGAGCGGCGATGAAGCGCAAAAAGTCGGTGAATACAAACAAGGCATTGCGCTCTTGGAACAAGCTGACAAGCTGCCTTCCGAATTGGCTGAATTTGTAGGCCGTCTGAAACAAATACTGCCGCAAGACAACCTTTACTGCGGCTCGCCTTGGCTGGCACAGGCGATCACGCGCGACAGCGACAAAATGCGCCTCTTTGAGCTGCATCCTGCCGATTTTGTCCATTTGCAAAACAATATGCGCGAAGTCCGTCCTGCGCGTAAAGTGCAGGTCAGCCAAGCGGACGGTTATCAAGGCCTGATTTCACTCTTGCCTCCTCCGCCCCGCCGTGCCGCCGTCTTGATTGATCCGCCCTACGAAGAAAAACAAGACTACCGCCGTGTCGTCCAAGTCTTGAAAGATGCCTTGAAACGCTTTGAAACCGGCTGCTACATGGTTTGGTATCCTTGCTTGAGCCGCGAAGAAAGCCGCAAACTGCCGGACGAACTCAAAAAAATCGCTCCCGACAATTATCTGCACGCCGAGCTTCATGTCCATACGCCGCGCAGCGACGGCTTCGGTATGCACGGCAGCGGCATGTTCGTCATCAATCCGCCCTACATGCTTGCCGAACAGTTGCAAAACAATCTGCCCGAACTTTCCAAAATTTTGGCGCAAGATGCAGACGCGCATTATCTATTGGAAAGCAAAACGAAATAAACGCCGCCGTCTGAATGTATACCCAAGCGCTTCAACTTTGCCGCCATACCCGTTCAGACGGCCTTAACCCTTTATACTTAAGCCTTTTTCCACTACAATTCACAACATAACAATTAACGGCCGTTCACTCATGAATATACGCACACCCCTAGCCTGCATACTCCTGCTTTGCGCGTGCAGCGAATCAGTAAAAAACGAATTTAAAGAAGAATTTACCCAAAGTTTCCGCACTGAATTTGTCCGCTCGGCAACCGAAGCCTGTGTAGAAAAAGCCGCAGGAAAAAGCCCGTTTGATTCAGCGACCACTGAAAAAATCTGCCGCTGTATCGGTGAAAAAACAGTCGACCAAATCAATCCTGAAGAAGCAACCTCGCTTTTGGGCGGCAGCGACTCCATGAGCGACGAGCTGAAAAAACGCATCAAAGACA
This region of Neisseria subflava genomic DNA includes:
- a CDS encoding 23S rRNA (adenine(2030)-N(6))-methyltransferase RlmJ, with amino-acid sequence MLSYRHAFHAGNHADMLKHFTLFLVLEYFNRKDKPYWYIDTHSGAGLYDLSGDEAQKVGEYKQGIALLEQADKLPSELAEFVGRLKQILPQDNLYCGSPWLAQAITRDSDKMRLFELHPADFVHLQNNMREVRPARKVQVSQADGYQGLISLLPPPPRRAAVLIDPPYEEKQDYRRVVQVLKDALKRFETGCYMVWYPCLSREESRKLPDELKKIAPDNYLHAELHVHTPRSDGFGMHGSGMFVINPPYMLAEQLQNNLPELSKILAQDADAHYLLESKTK